One stretch of Variovorax sp. 54 DNA includes these proteins:
- a CDS encoding response regulator transcription factor — MNEVPATVAAAAPVVVRLFLVDDHPLVRDGLRARLGSMPGLEIVGEAGSAAEALALIGPAQPHLVLMDVGMKDMNGIELAALLLQQPQHQPAPHIVMLSMYDNPEYVQKALQVGARGYVLKDAPAAEIVAAIEAVSAGGTFLSPAVSKKLFRNQTPRPLLTPREGEILSALGRGESSKQIARDLGLSVRTVEAHRQSIKRRLGIEGQAELIKYAVEHAREFGGQG; from the coding sequence ATGAATGAAGTCCCCGCCACTGTTGCTGCTGCTGCCCCTGTGGTCGTGCGCCTGTTCCTGGTCGACGACCACCCGCTGGTGCGCGACGGCCTGCGCGCGCGCCTGGGCTCCATGCCCGGCCTGGAGATCGTGGGCGAGGCCGGCAGCGCAGCCGAGGCGCTGGCGCTCATCGGCCCCGCGCAGCCGCACCTCGTGCTGATGGATGTGGGCATGAAGGACATGAACGGCATCGAGCTGGCGGCGCTGCTGCTGCAACAACCACAGCACCAGCCCGCACCACACATCGTCATGCTCAGCATGTACGACAACCCCGAGTACGTGCAGAAGGCCCTGCAGGTCGGCGCGCGCGGCTACGTGCTGAAAGACGCGCCGGCCGCAGAGATCGTGGCCGCCATCGAGGCCGTGTCGGCGGGCGGCACCTTCCTGAGCCCGGCCGTGTCGAAGAAACTCTTTCGCAACCAGACGCCGCGCCCGCTGCTCACGCCGCGCGAGGGCGAGATCTTGAGCGCGCTCGGCCGCGGCGAATCGAGCAAGCAGATCGCGCGCGACCTCGGCCTGAGCGTGCGCACCGTGGAGGCGCACCGCCAGAGCATCAAGCGGCGCCTGGGCATCGAAGGGCAGGCGGAGCTCATCAAGTACGCGGTGGAGCACGCGCGGGAGTTCGGCGGGCAGGGCTGA
- a CDS encoding cache domain-containing protein: protein MNLRTKIVALAVAPLLIALVLVALAVRHQEHDLAQRERALIERSYMAQRRSELRSYVDLAVSNLLPLYESGLDDEATRNEALRRLATLNYGDDGYFFVYDMDGNSLMHSRQPELVGQNLWGLRDSHGRFTIQELIKGARDKGGAFVEYEWRKPSSAQMAPKLGYVTALPRWNWMVGTGLYLDDIQSTMDTLDRQMNANVTATLLWIAGIAALCLGVVSAAGLLLNLSEHRTAEAKLRLLARRVVQSQEEERGHLARELHDGTSQTLVSAKLLIESAVESLDRAHQSPPPALGKALQRLNDSLIEVRRISHRLRPALLDTLGLPAALERLGAEFGEEGGVDASIMVEGEPFELSQEAKTALFRVTQEALTNVRKHARAQQVHIALGFDEEAVRLEISDDGVGFNVEAMQLDPKRGIGLRNMRERMESIEGQLRMRSGRGHTSIVAEVPVRRAKPE, encoded by the coding sequence ATGAACCTCCGCACCAAGATCGTCGCGCTGGCCGTCGCGCCCTTGCTGATCGCGCTGGTGCTGGTGGCCCTGGCCGTGCGCCACCAGGAGCACGACCTCGCCCAGCGCGAGCGTGCCCTCATCGAGCGCAGCTACATGGCGCAGCGCCGCAGCGAGCTGCGCAGCTATGTCGACCTGGCCGTGAGCAACCTGCTGCCGCTGTACGAGTCGGGCCTGGACGACGAGGCCACGCGCAATGAAGCGCTGCGCCGCCTGGCCACGCTCAACTACGGTGACGACGGCTATTTCTTCGTCTACGACATGGACGGCAACTCGCTCATGCACTCGCGGCAGCCCGAGCTGGTTGGCCAGAACCTGTGGGGCCTGCGCGATTCGCATGGCCGCTTCACCATCCAGGAGCTGATCAAGGGCGCGCGCGACAAGGGCGGCGCCTTCGTCGAGTACGAATGGCGCAAGCCCTCGAGCGCGCAGATGGCGCCCAAGCTCGGCTACGTCACCGCGCTGCCGCGATGGAACTGGATGGTCGGCACCGGCCTGTACCTGGACGACATCCAGTCGACCATGGACACCCTCGACCGCCAGATGAACGCCAACGTCACCGCCACGCTGCTGTGGATTGCCGGCATCGCCGCGCTGTGCCTCGGCGTCGTCAGCGCGGCCGGGCTGCTGCTCAACCTCAGCGAGCACCGCACGGCCGAAGCCAAGCTGCGCCTGCTCGCGCGCCGCGTGGTGCAGTCGCAGGAAGAAGAGCGCGGCCACCTCGCGCGCGAGCTGCACGACGGCACCAGCCAGACGTTGGTGTCGGCCAAGCTGCTGATTGAATCGGCCGTCGAGTCGCTCGACCGCGCGCACCAGTCGCCGCCGCCCGCGCTCGGCAAGGCGCTGCAGCGGCTCAACGATTCGCTCATCGAGGTGCGCCGCATCTCGCACCGGTTGCGTCCCGCGCTGCTCGACACGCTGGGCCTGCCCGCCGCGCTGGAGCGCCTGGGCGCCGAGTTCGGCGAAGAAGGGGGCGTCGACGCATCGATCATGGTCGAGGGCGAACCCTTCGAGCTGTCGCAAGAAGCCAAGACCGCGCTCTTTCGCGTCACGCAAGAAGCGTTGACCAATGTGCGCAAACACGCCCGTGCGCAGCAGGTGCACATTGCACTGGGCTTCGACGAAGAGGCCGTGCGCCTGGAGATCAGCGACGACGGCGTCGGCTTCAACGTCGAGGCCATGCAGCTCGACCCGAAGCGCGGCATCGGCCTGCGCAACATGCGCGAGCGCATGGAATCGATTGAAGGCCAACTGCGCATGCGCTCGGGCCGCGGCCACACGTCCATCGTGGCCGAAGTGCCCGTGCGGCGCGCAAAGCCAGAATAG
- a CDS encoding LysM peptidoglycan-binding domain-containing protein, which translates to MGNTAHRLASGPANKRHTAPRPRTGFDGWAEGVDKADDQWNTYDCEIRSAVDEYNMHLSRTTGYVPLDWRVVKAMLWVETGAKSLAWKSRPMQIGHIEDAGLMALLGDREGGDLVVPPSLRVSLSASSVRAEPIPNIRAGIGYLLMRMATFAFKSIPNADDKVYEVTVKDGDSLERIARAQGSTPEVMKKLNPSAHLLKAGQVLKYQKATVRKVITGWMPLTSSRIAARYNVGDSDYARKMDHALPAVRKAKEAVCR; encoded by the coding sequence ATGGGAAACACTGCACATCGCCTGGCTTCGGGGCCTGCGAACAAAAGGCACACGGCGCCTCGGCCGAGGACGGGCTTCGACGGCTGGGCCGAGGGCGTCGACAAGGCCGACGACCAATGGAACACCTATGACTGCGAGATCCGCTCGGCGGTCGACGAATACAACATGCACCTCTCGCGCACAACGGGCTATGTTCCGCTGGACTGGCGGGTGGTCAAAGCCATGCTGTGGGTGGAAACCGGCGCCAAATCGCTCGCCTGGAAGTCGAGGCCGATGCAGATCGGCCACATCGAGGACGCCGGATTGATGGCGCTGCTCGGAGACCGCGAGGGCGGTGACCTGGTCGTTCCGCCCTCTCTTCGAGTCAGCTTGTCGGCCAGCTCGGTCAGGGCGGAGCCAATCCCGAACATTCGCGCAGGCATCGGCTACCTCCTGATGCGCATGGCAACGTTCGCGTTCAAGAGCATCCCGAACGCGGACGACAAGGTCTACGAGGTCACGGTGAAGGACGGCGACAGTCTTGAAAGAATCGCCAGGGCGCAAGGGAGCACGCCAGAGGTCATGAAGAAGCTCAACCCGTCTGCGCACCTGCTCAAGGCGGGTCAGGTGCTGAAGTACCAGAAGGCGACGGTCAGGAAGGTCATCACGGGATGGATGCCCCTCACCTCATCGCGCATTGCCGCCCGCTACAACGTCGGCGATTCCGACTACGCCCGGAAGATGGACCATGCACTGCCTGCGGTGCGAAAGGCAAAGGAGGCGGTATGCAGATGA
- a CDS encoding VTT domain-containing protein, whose translation MAQLMSLLVQNAILVVFGASFAARLGLPVPAAAVLVVTGALLAAGDVSVVGVVLAAVVANLLGDGAWFYAGRRFGYRFMRLLCRISLSQDSCVRRGESLISDWGGMSLVAAKFVPGVSVVAPPMAGALGMSVRRFVGFDILAALVWTGLFLGLGWLFRDQIQQVLAVLAQAGGIATAALGVVLLVMLAVRYWRRRAFARLTGMPRISVDELFDLMSGDVPPLVIDVRGEAGVQVDPRRIPGALSYTLKALQQRSLDLTIDPDRDVVLYCNCPNEVSAAQAARVLLARGARRALPLTGGLDAWVAAGRPTSLH comes from the coding sequence ATGGCGCAGCTGATGTCGCTGCTGGTGCAGAACGCGATCCTGGTGGTGTTTGGCGCCAGCTTTGCCGCACGCCTGGGCCTGCCCGTGCCGGCTGCGGCCGTGCTGGTCGTCACCGGTGCGCTGCTGGCGGCGGGCGATGTGTCGGTGGTCGGCGTGGTGCTGGCCGCCGTGGTCGCCAATCTGCTGGGCGACGGCGCGTGGTTCTATGCCGGGCGCCGCTTCGGCTACCGCTTCATGCGGCTGCTGTGCCGCATCTCGCTGTCGCAGGACTCGTGCGTGCGCCGCGGCGAATCGCTCATTTCCGACTGGGGCGGCATGTCGCTCGTGGCCGCCAAGTTCGTGCCGGGCGTCTCCGTGGTGGCCCCGCCCATGGCCGGCGCGCTGGGCATGTCGGTGCGGCGCTTTGTCGGCTTCGACATCCTGGCCGCGCTGGTCTGGACGGGCCTGTTCCTCGGCCTCGGCTGGCTCTTTCGCGACCAGATCCAGCAGGTGCTTGCCGTGCTGGCGCAGGCCGGCGGCATCGCCACCGCCGCGCTGGGCGTGGTGCTGCTCGTGATGCTCGCAGTGCGCTACTGGCGCCGCCGTGCTTTCGCACGGCTCACCGGCATGCCGCGCATCAGCGTCGACGAACTGTTCGACCTGATGAGCGGCGACGTGCCGCCGCTGGTGATCGACGTGCGCGGCGAAGCCGGCGTGCAGGTCGACCCGCGCCGCATTCCGGGCGCGCTGTCGTACACCCTCAAGGCCCTGCAGCAGCGCAGCCTCGACCTGACGATCGACCCCGACCGCGACGTGGTGCTGTACTGCAACTGCCCGAACGAAGTTTCCGCCGCGCAGGCCGCGCGTGTGCTGCTGGCGCGCGGGGCTCGGCGGGCGTTGCCGCTCACGGGCGGGCTCGATGCGTGGGTGGCTGCGGGGCGGCCGACGAGCCTGCACTGA
- a CDS encoding aldo/keto reductase, producing MSIPTTRLGRTGLTVSRLALGTMTFGLQTDEAVSHQILDKAADAGINFLDTADVYPLGGTVETTGRTEEIIGNWLEKQGTAGRRRFVVATKAVNKVGPNPWDQGASRKHLLDAIDLSLKRLKTDHVDLYQLHMDDRETPLEESLEALDVIVKSGRARYIGVSNFLAYRLARALGKSELHRFTRFVSVQPRYSLLFREIERELLPLASEEGLGVIPYNPLAGGLLTGKYKPGAKPEENTRFTLGTAGNMYQDRYWNDRSFDTVTQLHALADEAGVPLATLAVAWVMANPLITAPLLGASRPEQLDATVAAASYVLDPALKQKLDALTAEYRKGDAPR from the coding sequence ATGAGCATCCCCACCACCCGCCTGGGCCGCACCGGCCTCACCGTCTCCCGCCTGGCCCTGGGCACCATGACCTTCGGCCTGCAGACCGACGAGGCCGTGTCGCACCAGATCCTCGACAAGGCCGCCGACGCCGGCATCAATTTTCTCGACACCGCCGACGTGTACCCGCTGGGCGGCACCGTCGAGACCACCGGCCGCACCGAAGAGATCATCGGCAACTGGCTCGAAAAGCAGGGCACCGCCGGCCGCCGCCGCTTCGTGGTCGCCACCAAAGCCGTCAACAAGGTCGGCCCCAACCCCTGGGACCAGGGCGCCTCGCGCAAGCATCTGCTCGACGCCATCGACCTCTCGCTCAAGCGGCTGAAGACCGACCACGTCGACCTGTACCAGCTGCACATGGACGACCGCGAGACGCCGCTCGAAGAGAGCCTCGAAGCGCTCGACGTCATCGTCAAGTCGGGCCGCGCGCGCTACATCGGCGTGTCGAACTTCCTGGCCTACCGCCTGGCCCGCGCGCTCGGCAAGTCCGAGCTGCACCGGTTCACGCGCTTCGTGTCGGTGCAGCCGCGCTACAGCCTGCTGTTCCGCGAGATCGAGCGCGAGCTGCTGCCGCTGGCGAGCGAAGAGGGCCTGGGCGTGATTCCCTACAACCCGCTGGCCGGCGGCCTGCTCACCGGCAAGTACAAGCCCGGCGCCAAGCCCGAGGAAAACACCCGCTTCACCCTCGGCACCGCCGGCAACATGTACCAGGACCGCTACTGGAACGATCGCAGCTTCGACACCGTCACTCAGCTGCACGCGCTGGCCGACGAAGCCGGCGTGCCGCTGGCCACGCTGGCCGTGGCGTGGGTCATGGCCAATCCGCTGATCACCGCGCCGCTGCTGGGCGCCAGCCGCCCCGAACAGCTCGACGCCACCGTCGCCGCCGCCAGCTACGTGCTCGACCCCGCGCTCAAGCAGAAGCTCGACGCGCTCACGGCGGAGTACCGCAAGGGCGACGCGCCTCGCTGA
- a CDS encoding alkaline phosphatase D family protein, with protein sequence MKLPRRRLLLGGLAAASLGHPFLRLNAQPASRALFTLGVASGTPSADGVVLWTRLAPEPLQGDGMGDAPVEVRWEVADDEGFRRVAAKGTAHATADLAHSVHVEVRGLRPGRPYWYRFTAAGTRSPVGRTRTAPADDDAAVQPLRFAFASCQQYEEGYYAAYRDMAAQPLDFVVHLGDYIYESTRGSHNVRRHEAGIPTDLAGFRNRYALYKTDPHLQAAHAAFPWLVTWDDHEVANDYTDDVSPRTPDPAQFLAIRAAAYQAWYEHMPVPARMRPRGAGATIYGRHRFGRMLDVMLLDGRQYRSHHACLTGRSTKPLADCADRLAPERSLLGMQQEAWLANELAAPPARWTVIAQPTLLAEADRQHGPGHGYWMDGWDGYAASRTRLLDALAANQSRGGDALVLGGDVHAFWAADLRREPQGPIVATEFVGGAITSEGPSAASVAHMRAKNEHLRYGRADKRGYGLMTLDARGCAVEFRAVDDEKNADSAVAAMARFSVERGAPGVRLEST encoded by the coding sequence ATGAAACTCCCCCGCCGGCGCCTGCTGCTTGGCGGTCTGGCGGCCGCGTCGCTGGGCCATCCCTTCCTGAGGCTGAATGCGCAGCCCGCGTCCCGGGCGCTGTTCACGCTGGGCGTGGCCTCGGGCACGCCGAGTGCCGACGGCGTCGTGCTCTGGACGCGGCTGGCGCCCGAGCCGCTGCAGGGCGACGGCATGGGCGATGCGCCGGTCGAGGTGCGCTGGGAAGTCGCCGACGACGAAGGCTTCAGGCGCGTGGCGGCGAAGGGCACGGCCCACGCCACGGCCGACCTTGCGCACTCGGTGCATGTCGAGGTGCGGGGCCTGCGCCCGGGCCGCCCCTATTGGTACCGCTTCACCGCCGCCGGCACGCGCAGCCCCGTCGGCCGCACGCGCACCGCGCCGGCCGACGATGACGCCGCCGTGCAGCCGCTGCGTTTCGCCTTCGCCTCGTGCCAGCAGTACGAGGAGGGCTACTACGCCGCCTACCGCGACATGGCCGCGCAGCCACTCGACTTCGTCGTGCACCTGGGCGACTACATCTACGAAAGCACGCGCGGCTCGCACAACGTGCGCCGCCACGAGGCCGGCATTCCCACCGACCTGGCCGGCTTTCGCAACCGCTACGCGCTCTACAAGACCGACCCGCACCTGCAGGCCGCGCATGCCGCCTTTCCGTGGCTCGTGACCTGGGACGACCACGAGGTCGCCAACGACTACACCGACGACGTTTCGCCGCGCACGCCCGACCCGGCGCAGTTCCTCGCCATCCGCGCCGCCGCCTACCAGGCCTGGTACGAGCACATGCCCGTGCCCGCCCGCATGCGTCCGCGCGGCGCCGGCGCCACCATCTACGGCCGCCATCGCTTCGGCCGCATGCTCGACGTGATGCTGCTCGACGGCCGCCAGTACCGCTCGCACCATGCCTGCCTCACGGGCCGCAGCACCAAGCCGCTGGCCGACTGCGCCGACCGCCTGGCACCCGAGCGCAGCCTGCTCGGCATGCAGCAGGAGGCCTGGCTCGCGAACGAGCTTGCGGCGCCGCCGGCGCGCTGGACCGTCATCGCCCAACCCACGCTGCTCGCCGAAGCCGATCGCCAGCACGGCCCCGGGCACGGCTACTGGATGGACGGCTGGGACGGCTATGCCGCCTCGCGCACGCGACTGCTCGACGCACTGGCCGCCAACCAGTCGCGCGGCGGCGATGCGCTGGTGCTCGGTGGCGACGTGCACGCCTTCTGGGCCGCCGACCTGCGCCGCGAGCCGCAGGGCCCCATCGTCGCGACCGAGTTCGTCGGCGGCGCCATCACCTCCGAAGGGCCCAGCGCCGCCAGCGTGGCCCACATGCGGGCGAAGAACGAGCACCTGCGCTACGGCCGCGCCGACAAGCGTGGCTATGGCCTCATGACGCTCGACGCGCGCGGCTGCGCCGTCGAGTTCCGCGCTGTGGACGACGAGAAGAACGCCGACTCTGCCGTGGCGGCCATGGCCCGCTTCTCCGTCGAACGCGGCGCGCCCGGCGTGCGCCTCGAATCCACCTGA
- a CDS encoding YVTN family beta-propeller repeat protein produces the protein MIAIPGFARILVVLSALAASAGPALAAGPKAYVGNFKDSTVSVIDTASERVVATLPVAAGPDGIVVTPNGRTVFVSGSGAAAVSEIDAASDRVTRAIDVGKGPQGLAMTADGKWLLVAVNGDDRVAFVDTSAHGVSATVPVPKPHTIAIRPDGRQAYVASQEPGHFALVVIDMATRAVVTQIPLDKPPRDLEFGHDGKALYLTLAGVPAVQVLDAATNQWGAPIPTGVSPHIAQHFAGMANGAVVVQGPGEVLLFDPATRAAVRSIGVGKQPHWLDLSADGKKLWVSNEGSNDVSVVDLGGGAMHTVVVGNAPRKIAVQHVAASEGAHAGASTHVAIRNFAFEPAQITVKAGERVTWQNDDGAPHGLVFKDGSAGVDLLLPGKNFSRAFDKPGVYDYVCSVHPYMTARVTVAAR, from the coding sequence ATGATCGCCATACCCGGCTTCGCACGCATCCTCGTCGTTCTTTCGGCCCTGGCGGCCTCGGCCGGTCCCGCACTCGCCGCGGGCCCCAAGGCCTATGTCGGCAATTTCAAGGACAGCACGGTCAGCGTGATCGACACGGCGTCCGAGCGCGTCGTGGCCACGTTGCCGGTGGCGGCGGGGCCCGACGGCATCGTCGTCACACCGAACGGCCGCACCGTGTTCGTGAGCGGCTCCGGCGCCGCGGCCGTGAGCGAGATCGACGCTGCGAGCGACCGCGTGACGCGCGCCATCGACGTCGGCAAGGGCCCGCAGGGCCTGGCCATGACCGCCGACGGAAAGTGGCTGCTGGTGGCCGTCAACGGCGACGACCGCGTGGCCTTCGTCGACACCTCGGCGCATGGCGTGAGCGCCACCGTGCCGGTGCCCAAGCCGCACACCATCGCCATCCGGCCCGATGGCCGGCAGGCGTACGTCGCCTCGCAGGAGCCGGGGCACTTCGCCCTGGTGGTCATCGACATGGCGACGCGCGCCGTGGTCACGCAGATCCCGCTCGACAAGCCGCCGCGCGACCTGGAGTTCGGCCACGACGGCAAGGCGCTGTACCTCACGCTGGCCGGCGTGCCCGCGGTGCAGGTGCTCGACGCGGCCACGAACCAGTGGGGCGCACCGATTCCCACGGGCGTGTCGCCGCACATCGCGCAGCACTTCGCGGGCATGGCGAACGGCGCGGTCGTGGTGCAGGGCCCGGGCGAGGTCTTGCTGTTCGACCCGGCCACGCGCGCGGCGGTGCGCAGCATCGGCGTGGGCAAGCAGCCGCATTGGCTCGACCTGTCGGCCGACGGCAAGAAGCTGTGGGTCAGCAACGAGGGCTCCAACGACGTGAGCGTGGTCGACCTGGGCGGCGGGGCCATGCACACCGTGGTGGTCGGCAATGCGCCGCGCAAGATCGCCGTGCAGCACGTGGCCGCTTCGGAAGGCGCACACGCGGGGGCCTCGACGCACGTGGCCATCCGCAACTTCGCCTTCGAGCCGGCCCAGATCACGGTCAAGGCCGGCGAGCGCGTGACATGGCAGAACGACGACGGCGCGCCGCACGGCCTGGTCTTCAAGGACGGTTCGGCGGGCGTCGACCTGCTGCTGCCCGGCAAGAATTTCTCCCGCGCCTTCGACAAGCCGGGCGTGTACGACTACGTCTGCTCCGTGCATCCGTACATGACGGCCCGGGTCACGGTGGCGGCGCGGTAG
- a CDS encoding sigma-70 family RNA polymerase sigma factor: MSLSTDRTRQFEAAALPHLDAAWNLARWLLRDDQLADDAVQEAYLRAFRFFDGLRGESARPWLLGIVRNACYDWMRQNRQLADQVEFDELRDSEAAAAPSSSPDAGDPARQWEQRVQGERINAAIDALPPVYREVIVLRELEEMRYEDIARIAGVPLGTVMSRLSRARAMLRESLRDERPGDAGGRTHHVNV; encoded by the coding sequence TTGAGCCTGTCGACCGACCGCACACGCCAGTTCGAAGCCGCCGCGTTGCCGCATCTGGATGCGGCATGGAACCTGGCGCGCTGGCTCTTGCGCGACGACCAGCTGGCCGACGACGCGGTGCAGGAGGCGTACCTGCGCGCGTTCCGCTTCTTCGACGGGCTGCGCGGCGAGAGCGCGCGGCCGTGGCTGCTGGGCATCGTGCGCAACGCCTGCTACGACTGGATGCGGCAGAACCGGCAGCTGGCCGACCAGGTGGAATTCGACGAACTGCGCGACAGCGAGGCCGCCGCGGCGCCCTCTTCTTCGCCCGACGCGGGCGATCCGGCGCGGCAATGGGAACAGCGCGTGCAGGGCGAGCGCATCAACGCCGCCATCGACGCGCTGCCGCCGGTGTACCGCGAGGTGATCGTGCTGCGCGAGCTGGAGGAAATGCGCTACGAGGACATCGCGCGCATCGCGGGCGTGCCGCTGGGCACCGTCATGTCGCGGCTGTCGCGCGCGCGGGCGATGCTGCGCGAGAGCCTGCGCGACGAACGTCCCGGCGACGCAGGAGGAAGGACACACCATGTCAATGTCTGA
- a CDS encoding anti-sigma factor family protein, producing the protein MSMSDEELGTLIQRHATRHLPPEGLAGRIARAVRAEAVVAPAPPPVRRRRGMWQGLAGFATGAATAWGLALVLLATPVPPADALAEGVTANHVRSLMASHLADVASSDQHAVKPWFAGKLDFSPPVVDLAAEGFPLTGGRLDYLDRRTVAALVYRSGPHVINLFVWPAPDAQAQPTVRSARQGYQLVHWAQGGMQAWAVSDLNAAELQNFAALLRERTAPAPSPK; encoded by the coding sequence ATGTCAATGTCTGACGAGGAACTGGGAACGCTGATCCAGCGCCATGCCACGCGGCACTTGCCGCCCGAGGGGCTGGCCGGTCGCATCGCGCGCGCTGTGCGTGCCGAAGCGGTCGTTGCGCCGGCACCGCCCCCGGTACGGCGGCGCCGCGGCATGTGGCAGGGATTGGCAGGGTTCGCCACCGGCGCGGCCACGGCCTGGGGCCTGGCGCTGGTGCTGCTCGCCACGCCGGTGCCGCCTGCGGATGCGCTCGCCGAAGGTGTCACCGCGAACCACGTGCGCTCGCTGATGGCCTCGCATCTGGCCGACGTGGCCTCGTCCGACCAGCACGCGGTGAAGCCGTGGTTCGCCGGCAAGCTCGACTTCTCACCACCGGTGGTCGACCTGGCGGCGGAGGGTTTTCCGCTGACGGGCGGGCGGCTCGACTACCTCGACCGCCGCACCGTGGCGGCGCTGGTCTACCGCTCGGGCCCGCACGTCATCAACCTGTTCGTGTGGCCGGCGCCGGATGCCCAGGCCCAGCCGACCGTGCGCTCCGCGCGCCAGGGCTACCAGCTGGTGCATTGGGCCCAGGGTGGCATGCAGGCCTGGGCGGTGTCGGACCTGAATGCGGCCGAGCTGCAGAACTTTGCGGCGCTGCTGCGCGAACGCACCGCGCCAGCGCCTTCACCGAAGTAG
- a CDS encoding MFS transporter: MNASPSAHEGAETTAISPSVSSQQFLRAVLALGVGGFAIGTGEFVIMGLLPEVAKDIAVTIPQAGHVISAYALGVVIGAPVLAVLAAGWGRRALLIALMAVFAAGNFASAMAPGYLSLNLLRFATGLPHGTYFGVAALVAATLAPPGRRARAVGLVMLGLTGATLVGVPIAAWLGQLFGWRAAFVFVGVIALVAVVLLRRDVPDIAPAAGASPWRELGALKRKQVWFTLGIGAIGFGGMFAVFSYIKPTLIEVAGLPLGGVPFVLALFGLGMVTGNLVGSRLADKSLMRTIGGVLVYAALVLATFTFAAHHVVTAAFTVFLIGTTVAIGPALQIRLMDVAGDAQTLAAALNHSAFNMANALGAWLGGVAIAAGLGWTSTGWVGALLALAGVGIFAWAVASARADARRPVAVAY, translated from the coding sequence TTGAACGCCTCACCGTCCGCCCACGAAGGCGCGGAAACCACCGCCATTTCGCCGTCCGTCTCGTCCCAGCAGTTCCTGCGCGCGGTGCTTGCGCTCGGCGTCGGGGGCTTTGCCATCGGCACCGGCGAGTTCGTCATCATGGGTCTGCTGCCCGAGGTCGCGAAAGACATCGCCGTCACCATCCCGCAGGCCGGCCACGTCATCAGCGCCTACGCGCTGGGCGTGGTCATCGGTGCGCCCGTGCTCGCGGTGCTGGCTGCCGGCTGGGGCCGTCGCGCGCTGCTGATCGCGCTGATGGCCGTGTTCGCGGCCGGCAACTTCGCCAGCGCGATGGCGCCTGGCTACCTGTCGCTCAACCTGCTGCGCTTTGCCACCGGCCTGCCGCACGGCACCTACTTCGGCGTGGCCGCGCTCGTGGCCGCCACGCTCGCGCCACCGGGGCGCCGCGCGCGCGCCGTGGGCCTCGTGATGCTGGGGCTCACCGGTGCCACGCTGGTCGGCGTGCCCATCGCGGCGTGGCTGGGCCAGCTGTTCGGCTGGCGCGCGGCCTTCGTGTTCGTCGGCGTCATCGCGCTGGTCGCCGTGGTGCTGCTGCGCCGCGACGTGCCCGACATCGCACCCGCCGCCGGCGCCAGCCCCTGGCGCGAACTCGGCGCGCTCAAGCGCAAGCAGGTGTGGTTCACGCTCGGCATCGGCGCCATCGGCTTCGGCGGCATGTTCGCGGTGTTCAGCTACATCAAGCCCACGTTGATCGAAGTGGCTGGGCTGCCGCTGGGCGGCGTGCCTTTCGTGCTCGCGCTGTTCGGCCTGGGCATGGTCACCGGCAACCTCGTGGGCTCGCGGCTGGCCGACAAGTCGCTCATGCGCACCATCGGCGGCGTGCTGGTTTACGCGGCGCTGGTGCTCGCCACCTTCACCTTCGCGGCGCACCACGTGGTGACGGCGGCCTTCACCGTGTTCCTGATCGGCACCACTGTTGCCATCGGCCCGGCCCTGCAGATCCGCCTGATGGACGTGGCCGGCGACGCCCAAACCCTCGCCGCCGCGCTCAACCACTCGGCCTTCAACATGGCCAACGCCCTCGGCGCCTGGCTCGGCGGCGTCGCCATTGCGGCCGGCCTGGGCTGGACGTCGACCGGCTGGGTCGGCGCGCTGCTGGCACTGGCGGGCGTGGGCATCTTCGCCTGGGCGGTGGCGAGCGCGCGTGCGGATGCGCGGCGGCCGGTGGCTGTCGCGTACTGA